From Streptomyces sp. HUAS MG91, the proteins below share one genomic window:
- a CDS encoding molybdopterin-dependent oxidoreductase codes for MSDQRDGTEGGPPVARRAMLATLAAGAAGIATAPYLQRGWEAVLGAASQADPTGVTGLLPNPGGFRYYSVVGSVPRKDAHTYALRIGGLVDRPRTFTLPELRAMRQTRVVHDVVCTDGWRVANTPFEGVRLADLLDAAGVRSEGRAVRFTCFDGAYSENLTLEQARRSDVMVALSMQDKPLTHEHGGPVRLYAAPMYFYKSAKWLSGISVTDEVVPGYWEERGYDIDGWLDGEDRHGDGTAA; via the coding sequence ATGTCAGACCAGCGCGACGGCACAGAGGGCGGGCCGCCCGTGGCGCGGCGGGCGATGCTCGCCACGCTGGCCGCGGGGGCGGCCGGCATCGCCACCGCCCCTTATCTGCAACGCGGTTGGGAGGCCGTGCTCGGCGCCGCCTCCCAGGCGGACCCGACCGGCGTCACCGGCCTCCTGCCCAATCCGGGAGGGTTCCGCTACTACAGCGTCGTCGGGTCGGTGCCGCGCAAGGACGCTCACACCTACGCGCTGCGCATCGGCGGGCTCGTCGACCGGCCCAGGACCTTCACCCTGCCGGAGCTGCGGGCCATGCGGCAGACTCGCGTGGTCCACGACGTGGTGTGCACCGACGGCTGGCGCGTGGCGAACACGCCCTTCGAGGGGGTGCGGCTGGCCGATCTGCTCGACGCGGCCGGGGTCCGCTCCGAGGGCAGGGCCGTCCGCTTCACGTGTTTCGACGGCGCCTACAGCGAGAACCTCACCCTGGAGCAGGCGCGCCGCTCGGACGTGATGGTGGCGCTCTCCATGCAGGACAAGCCCCTCACCCACGAGCACGGCGGTCCGGTCAGGCTGTACGCGGCGCCCATGTACTTCTACAAGTCGGCGAAGTGGCTGTCCGGCATCTCCGTCACCGACGAGGTCGTGCCGGGGTACTGGGAGGAGCGCGGCTACGACATCGACGGCTGGCTCGACGGAGAGGACAGGCACGGCGATGGCACCGCTGCCTGA
- a CDS encoding SRPBCC family protein: MRETLNSHPDIHWPAGFSPEDAHRFFRREATVPIPPDRAFALLTDVASWPEWSPGVTEIGIDALAQVFTVRWYGHRFEVFVGENNPPHRVGWLGIGAGVQLYQAWLITPVDDGTHILTENVVRSGTPEAQDTLSALWTERLDTLWQAQFDRMSDALTP, from the coding sequence ATGCGTGAAACACTGAACAGCCACCCGGACATCCACTGGCCGGCCGGATTCTCGCCCGAGGACGCCCATCGGTTCTTCCGGCGGGAGGCGACGGTACCGATCCCGCCCGACCGGGCCTTCGCCCTGCTCACGGATGTCGCGAGCTGGCCGGAGTGGTCCCCGGGTGTGACCGAGATCGGCATCGACGCGCTGGCCCAGGTGTTCACGGTGCGCTGGTACGGGCACCGGTTCGAGGTGTTCGTGGGGGAGAACAACCCGCCGCACCGCGTCGGCTGGCTGGGCATCGGCGCCGGAGTGCAGCTCTACCAGGCATGGCTGATCACTCCCGTCGACGACGGCACCCACATCCTGACCGAGAACGTCGTCCGCAGCGGCACACCGGAGGCGCAGGACACGCTGTCGGCGCTGTGGACGGAACGGCTCGACACCTTGTGGCAGGCCCAGTTCGACAGGATGTCGGACGCCCTCACACCCTGA
- a CDS encoding MFS transporter: MSSVAARPSAVPPWRVVFGAVFVMSWCGNQFSPLLLLYKQEEHYSTLLVNLLLGVYVGGLAPALLLAGALSDRYGRRPVMSVGTLTALAAGAVLALGPLGVAPLFIGRLLAGVTVGIAMAVGNSWLKELSQAPHDPAADAGAGARRASTAFTLGSGLGALVAGALAQWGPRPEVLPFVLQIVVAAPFVWLVRRIPETSPGDLGGPLRRQLRVPAAGHRRFLRVVAVAAPWLFASAALAYGYLPVLLSGSTGSWGLAYATALTGLTLGVAALIQPWAKRIDSPSSARGLVVFLFLAAAGLLVMTGAQYWQSLWLGLAAAVVLGCAIGTGLVSGLLEVQRIAGPRDLAGLTGVFYTLAYAGFLTPIVLAAVTSLFGTTTLLLALVVLALLCAGAVLLAYRRHLPTGERTTTVVAQGGARSPERDGAARR; this comes from the coding sequence GTGAGCTCCGTGGCCGCGCGCCCGTCCGCCGTTCCGCCGTGGCGCGTCGTCTTCGGCGCGGTGTTCGTCATGAGCTGGTGCGGCAATCAGTTCAGCCCGCTGCTGTTGCTGTACAAGCAGGAGGAGCACTACTCGACACTCCTGGTGAACCTGCTCCTCGGTGTCTACGTGGGCGGGCTGGCCCCCGCGCTGCTGCTGGCCGGAGCCCTCTCCGACCGGTACGGGCGGCGCCCGGTCATGTCGGTGGGCACGCTGACGGCCCTCGCCGCGGGCGCGGTGCTCGCGCTCGGGCCCCTCGGTGTCGCTCCCTTGTTCATCGGGCGCCTGCTCGCCGGAGTGACCGTCGGGATCGCGATGGCGGTCGGCAACAGCTGGCTCAAGGAGCTGTCGCAGGCGCCGCACGACCCGGCCGCGGACGCCGGGGCGGGGGCCCGCCGCGCGTCGACGGCGTTCACCCTCGGCTCCGGTCTCGGCGCCCTGGTGGCGGGCGCGCTCGCGCAGTGGGGGCCGCGCCCCGAGGTGCTGCCCTTCGTCCTGCAGATCGTGGTCGCCGCGCCGTTCGTGTGGCTGGTGCGCCGGATCCCGGAGACCAGCCCGGGCGACCTCGGCGGGCCGCTGCGCCGGCAGTTGCGGGTGCCGGCCGCCGGACACAGGCGGTTCCTGCGCGTCGTCGCGGTCGCGGCCCCGTGGCTCTTCGCCTCGGCTGCTCTCGCCTACGGGTACCTGCCCGTCCTGCTCTCCGGCTCCACCGGTTCCTGGGGTCTGGCCTACGCCACCGCGCTCACCGGCCTGACGCTCGGTGTGGCGGCCCTGATCCAGCCGTGGGCGAAGCGGATCGACTCCCCCTCGTCCGCGCGGGGCCTGGTGGTGTTCCTGTTCCTGGCCGCCGCCGGACTGCTCGTGATGACCGGCGCCCAGTACTGGCAGTCGCTCTGGCTGGGCCTGGCCGCCGCCGTCGTCCTGGGGTGTGCCATCGGTACGGGGCTGGTCAGCGGTCTGCTGGAGGTGCAGCGCATCGCGGGACCGCGCGATCTCGCCGGGCTCACCGGTGTCTTCTACACCCTCGCGTACGCGGGCTTCCTCACCCCGATCGTGCTGGCCGCCGTCACCTCGCTGTTCGGCACGACGACCCTGCTGCTCGCGCTGGTGGTGCTGGCGCTGCTGTGCGCGGGCGCGGTGCTGCTGGCCTACCGGAGGCACCTGCCGACCGGCGAGCGGACGACGACAGTCGTGGCCCAGGGCGGGGCGCGCTCGCCCGAGCGCGACGGTGCCGCCCGGCGCTGA
- a CDS encoding alpha/beta hydrolase, giving the protein MINRRSFNKAVGLGTGAAAASLAGLQGVSHAAAATPGHAGKAPVVPTVTPGTHTSFPALKQIKAGVLNVGYAELGPSHGPVVLLLHGWPYDIHSYVDVAPLLADQGYRVIVPYLRGHGTTRFLSSRTVRNAQQSVIALDIIALMDALKIQKAVVAGFDWGSRTGDILAALWPERVKALVSVSGYLITNRKAQLEPISPTSEHTWWYQYYFATERGKKAMERQDLRHDLTKLVWQIVSPTWGFDDATFERTAAAFENPDYAAIVIHNYRWRLDLAEGERRYDRYEDKLSEAPHIAVPTITIDAQYDPFTAPGDGASYRSMFTGKYEHRTLAVGHNLPQEAPTAFAQAVVDVDRF; this is encoded by the coding sequence ATGATCAACAGGCGTAGCTTCAACAAGGCCGTGGGCTTGGGCACGGGGGCGGCCGCCGCCTCACTGGCCGGACTGCAGGGCGTCTCGCACGCCGCCGCCGCGACCCCGGGCCACGCCGGGAAGGCGCCCGTGGTGCCGACCGTCACCCCGGGTACGCACACCTCGTTCCCCGCGCTCAAGCAGATCAAGGCCGGCGTACTGAACGTCGGTTACGCCGAGCTGGGCCCCTCGCACGGGCCCGTCGTTCTCCTGCTGCACGGCTGGCCGTACGACATCCACAGCTACGTCGACGTCGCGCCGCTCCTGGCCGACCAGGGCTATCGCGTGATCGTGCCCTACCTGCGCGGCCACGGCACGACGCGATTCCTGTCCTCCCGGACGGTCCGCAACGCCCAGCAGTCGGTGATCGCCCTGGACATCATCGCCCTGATGGACGCCCTGAAGATCCAGAAGGCCGTCGTCGCGGGATTCGACTGGGGTTCGCGCACCGGTGACATTCTCGCGGCGCTGTGGCCCGAGCGGGTCAAGGCACTGGTCTCGGTGAGCGGTTACCTGATCACCAACCGCAAGGCCCAGCTGGAGCCGATCTCGCCGACCTCCGAGCACACCTGGTGGTACCAGTACTACTTCGCGACGGAGCGCGGCAAGAAGGCGATGGAGCGTCAGGACCTGCGCCACGACCTGACCAAGCTGGTGTGGCAGATCGTCTCGCCGACCTGGGGATTCGACGACGCCACCTTCGAGCGCACCGCGGCCGCGTTCGAGAACCCCGACTACGCCGCCATCGTCATCCACAACTACCGCTGGCGGCTGGATCTGGCCGAGGGCGAGCGACGCTACGACCGTTACGAGGACAAGCTGTCCGAGGCCCCGCACATCGCGGTGCCGACCATCACCATCGACGCCCAGTACGACCCGTTCACAGCACCCGGCGACGGCGCGTCGTACCGCTCGATGTTCACCGGGAAGTACGAGCACCGCACGCTGGCCGTCGGCCACAACCTGCCGCAGGAAGCACCGACGGCGTTCGCCCAGGCCGTCGTCGACGTGGACCGCTTCTGA
- a CDS encoding tannase/feruloyl esterase family alpha/beta hydrolase has translation MKRLLTVLAAAVPLVTAAVYLPTATAESGGSTAAPFRCASDSLALKAPSGAKIESVAAVSKPAGDVEVPPVTPLPGDTVENVPAHCQVTITLGHVGAEDHAKVQVWLPEHGWNGRFQGLGGSAYAAGDYGSGLAAAVKSGYATATTDAGVGSYLDVSWALDGRGEVDRTLLKNFASRSVHEAAVVAKQVIGDVYGRSASYSYFNGCSTGGRQGYAEAQSHPGDYDGILADAPGINWDEFEVATAWPQVVMNEEHSYPSACELTLATQSAVKACDTLDGAADGIIGDPAACHYDPRRLIGTTLECDGKKVTFSAADAAVVRKIWEGPRSTSGQKLWYGPSIGSDLTVLAASDGVSVGSPFPVPSEWISTFVKKQSDYNVATASYSEFQKLFRQSQAEYDKVIGTDDPDLSGFRKSGGKLLTWQGQADQLIPTQGTVDYRERVEKKLGGAQRVDDFYRVFLAPGVNHCAGDGNTGPAPTDALGSLVDWVEHGKAPRTLDAAVTDASGKKVTRDLCLYPRVPQYKGHGDVADASSFRCVAPRH, from the coding sequence ATGAAGAGACTTCTGACCGTCCTCGCGGCCGCCGTGCCGCTGGTGACGGCGGCGGTGTACCTGCCCACGGCCACGGCGGAGTCCGGCGGCTCCACCGCCGCTCCGTTCCGGTGCGCGTCCGACTCGCTCGCGCTGAAGGCGCCGAGCGGCGCGAAGATCGAATCGGTGGCGGCCGTGAGCAAGCCGGCGGGCGACGTCGAGGTGCCCCCGGTGACTCCGCTGCCCGGGGACACGGTCGAGAACGTCCCCGCGCACTGCCAGGTGACGATCACCCTCGGCCACGTCGGCGCCGAGGACCACGCCAAGGTCCAGGTGTGGCTTCCGGAGCACGGCTGGAACGGCCGTTTCCAGGGACTCGGCGGCAGCGCCTACGCGGCCGGTGACTACGGCTCCGGGCTGGCCGCCGCCGTGAAGAGCGGCTACGCCACCGCCACGACCGACGCCGGGGTCGGCAGCTATCTCGATGTGAGCTGGGCCCTCGACGGCCGGGGCGAGGTCGACCGGACCCTGCTGAAGAACTTCGCCTCCCGCTCCGTGCACGAGGCCGCGGTCGTCGCCAAGCAGGTCATCGGCGACGTCTACGGCCGGTCCGCCTCGTACTCGTACTTCAACGGCTGCTCCACCGGCGGCCGCCAGGGCTACGCCGAGGCGCAGAGCCACCCCGGCGACTACGACGGCATCCTCGCCGACGCGCCCGGTATCAACTGGGACGAGTTCGAGGTCGCCACGGCCTGGCCCCAGGTCGTGATGAACGAGGAGCACAGCTACCCCAGCGCGTGTGAACTCACCCTCGCGACCCAGTCCGCCGTCAAGGCCTGCGACACGCTCGACGGCGCCGCGGACGGCATCATCGGCGACCCGGCCGCGTGCCACTACGACCCGCGCCGCCTGATCGGCACGACCCTCGAGTGCGACGGCAAGAAGGTGACCTTCTCGGCCGCCGACGCGGCCGTCGTCCGCAAGATCTGGGAGGGCCCGCGCTCCACCTCGGGCCAGAAGCTCTGGTACGGCCCGTCGATCGGCTCCGACCTGACGGTGCTGGCCGCCTCCGACGGGGTCTCGGTCGGATCGCCGTTCCCGGTGCCGTCCGAGTGGATCTCCACCTTCGTCAAGAAGCAGAGCGACTACAACGTCGCGACCGCGAGCTATAGCGAGTTCCAGAAGCTGTTCCGGCAGTCCCAGGCCGAGTACGACAAGGTCATCGGCACCGACGACCCGGACCTGTCCGGCTTCCGCAAGTCCGGTGGCAAGCTGCTGACCTGGCAGGGACAGGCGGACCAGCTGATCCCCACGCAGGGCACCGTCGACTACCGCGAGCGGGTCGAGAAGAAGCTCGGCGGCGCGCAGCGCGTCGACGACTTCTACCGGGTGTTCCTGGCTCCGGGCGTCAACCACTGTGCCGGTGACGGCAACACCGGTCCCGCCCCGACCGACGCGCTCGGTTCGCTGGTCGACTGGGTCGAGCACGGCAAGGCTCCGCGGACGCTGGACGCCGCGGTCACCGACGCCTCGGGCAAGAAGGTGACGCGCGACCTGTGCCTCTACCCGCGGGTTCCGCAGTACAAGGGCCACGGTGACGTGGCGGACGCGAGCAGCTTCCGCTGCGTCGCCCCGCGGCACTGA
- a CDS encoding VOC family protein yields the protein MDLKLEVVVVPVSDVDRAKDFYSGKLGFRLDADFPIHDGYRIVQVTPPGSACSVIFGDGLTTAPAGSAQGLHLIVTDIEQAHAELTGRGVDVTGPFHDATGAFHHAGGAQRVQGMAPDRPSYGTFASFADPDGNEWFFQEITTRAPGR from the coding sequence ATGGATCTGAAGCTCGAAGTCGTCGTCGTCCCCGTCTCGGACGTCGACCGGGCCAAGGACTTCTACTCCGGGAAACTCGGATTCCGCCTCGACGCGGACTTCCCCATCCACGACGGCTACCGCATCGTGCAGGTGACGCCGCCCGGCTCCGCCTGCTCCGTCATCTTCGGCGACGGGCTCACCACCGCTCCCGCCGGCTCGGCGCAGGGCCTGCACCTGATCGTCACCGACATCGAGCAGGCGCACGCCGAACTCACCGGACGCGGCGTCGACGTCACCGGCCCGTTCCACGACGCCACGGGCGCCTTCCATCACGCGGGAGGAGCGCAGCGCGTGCAGGGGATGGCGCCGGACCGGCCCAGCTACGGCACCTTCGCCTCGTTCGCCGATCCCGACGGCAACGAATGGTTCTTCCAGGAGATCACGACTCGCGCGCCCGGCCGCTGA
- a CDS encoding cytochrome b/b6 domain-containing protein yields MAPLPDTGARVRRFTRAERLVHRATGWLMLLCLVTAACLYLAPLAQLVGRRHLMVTVHEWSGILLPAPFLLGLLSPAFRADLRRLNRFAPYDRQWLRAARRRLTAPSVRPAGKFNAGQKLYAGWIAGAVLLMLFTGLLMWCGGLLPAISRTSAIFVHDCLAWGITFVLVAHLRKAYEDPEARLGMRTGSVPVRWAREKHSEWLPDDTSAPRRRSVD; encoded by the coding sequence ATGGCACCGCTGCCTGACACCGGCGCGCGGGTCCGCCGCTTCACCCGGGCCGAGCGACTGGTCCACCGCGCCACCGGCTGGCTGATGCTGCTCTGCCTGGTGACCGCGGCCTGTCTGTACCTCGCGCCGCTCGCCCAACTCGTCGGCCGGCGCCACCTGATGGTCACCGTGCACGAGTGGTCCGGGATCCTCCTGCCCGCGCCTTTCCTGCTCGGCCTGCTGTCCCCCGCGTTCCGCGCGGATCTGCGCCGGCTCAACCGCTTCGCGCCCTACGACCGGCAGTGGCTGCGCGCGGCCCGCCGGCGTCTGACCGCGCCGTCGGTGCGCCCGGCGGGCAAGTTCAACGCCGGCCAGAAGCTCTACGCCGGCTGGATCGCGGGCGCCGTGCTGCTGATGCTGTTCACCGGGCTCCTGATGTGGTGCGGCGGACTGCTTCCCGCGATCTCCCGCACCAGCGCGATCTTCGTGCACGACTGCCTCGCCTGGGGCATCACGTTCGTGCTCGTCGCGCACCTGCGCAAGGCGTACGAGGATCCGGAGGCGCGGCTCGGCATGCGGACCGGCTCCGTCCCGGTGCGTTGGGCGCGGGAGAAACACTCCGAGTGGCTGCCCGACGACACCTCCGCGCCCCGACGACGGTCAGTTGACTGA
- a CDS encoding glycoside hydrolase family 3 protein — translation MTPEEKVGQLFMIEVAGRDAVRVSEDAAALNRERYGVDTPAEVVRRYRPGGVIYFSARGDDNLGAPGQIARLSDGLQQVSRDTSGLPLIISVDQEGGAVSRLPTPPATEQPGAMALGATWSTADARRSHEITAAELEACGITADHAPVADVNVNPANPVIGVRSFGASPRAVSAFVRAAVEGLHLGGVAATAKHFPGHGDTDTDSHVGLPRITHSRAQLDAIDLPPFRAAVAAGVDLIMTAHISVPALDPSGVPATMSHAVVTGLLREELGFDGLIVTDALDMRGASGQYPPDRAAVTALAAGVDMLVLSPDLPRAYTAVLDAVRSGRIPTSRLDASVVRVLSHKISRGLFAAASDPDRAERVVGAPEFRSAVAAITSRSTTLVKNDGGALPVRTGAHEVLVTGADSPAVARLAASFRSRGHTVTALDAGAAPGPAVIEEAVGQARSAALVVVATNGPGAAQADLVRALLAASSPVVVVGVRTPYDINRFPGAPVYLATYGNGATALDRAVGVVLGEHGPSGRLPVSVPVADDPSRTLFPVGHGLRLPGR, via the coding sequence ATGACGCCGGAGGAGAAGGTCGGCCAGCTGTTCATGATCGAGGTGGCGGGCCGGGACGCCGTCCGCGTGAGCGAGGACGCGGCGGCCCTCAACCGGGAGCGCTACGGCGTGGACACACCCGCCGAGGTCGTCCGCCGGTACCGGCCCGGCGGTGTCATCTACTTCTCCGCGCGCGGCGACGACAACCTCGGTGCGCCGGGCCAGATCGCCCGGCTGTCGGACGGTCTGCAACAGGTGTCGCGGGACACGTCGGGCCTCCCTCTGATCATCTCGGTGGACCAGGAGGGCGGCGCGGTGTCCCGGCTGCCCACTCCGCCGGCCACCGAGCAGCCCGGCGCCATGGCGCTGGGCGCCACCTGGTCGACGGCGGACGCCCGGCGCAGTCACGAGATCACCGCCGCCGAGCTGGAGGCGTGCGGCATCACCGCCGACCACGCGCCGGTGGCGGACGTGAACGTCAATCCGGCGAACCCGGTGATCGGGGTGCGCTCCTTCGGCGCCTCTCCGCGGGCCGTCTCGGCGTTCGTGCGCGCCGCCGTCGAGGGGCTGCACCTCGGCGGGGTCGCCGCCACCGCCAAGCACTTCCCGGGGCACGGCGACACGGACACCGACAGTCATGTGGGACTGCCGCGCATCACCCACAGCCGGGCCCAGCTCGACGCGATCGACCTGCCGCCGTTCCGTGCGGCCGTCGCCGCGGGCGTCGACCTGATCATGACGGCGCACATCAGTGTTCCCGCTCTGGATCCCAGCGGAGTGCCCGCCACCATGTCGCACGCCGTCGTCACCGGTCTGCTCCGTGAGGAGCTGGGATTCGACGGTCTGATCGTCACCGACGCCCTCGACATGCGGGGCGCGAGCGGGCAGTACCCGCCGGACAGGGCGGCGGTCACCGCGCTGGCCGCGGGCGTCGACATGCTGGTGCTGTCCCCCGACCTTCCGCGCGCGTACACGGCGGTGCTCGACGCGGTGCGGTCCGGGCGGATCCCCACGTCCCGGCTCGACGCCTCGGTGGTCCGCGTTCTGAGCCACAAGATCAGCCGCGGCCTGTTCGCCGCGGCCTCCGACCCGGACCGGGCCGAACGGGTCGTCGGCGCGCCGGAGTTCCGGTCGGCCGTGGCCGCGATCACCTCTCGCAGCACGACGCTGGTCAAGAACGACGGCGGCGCGCTCCCGGTCCGCACCGGCGCGCACGAGGTCCTCGTCACCGGTGCGGACTCCCCCGCCGTGGCCCGTCTCGCCGCGTCGTTCCGCTCGCGCGGGCACACGGTGACGGCGCTCGACGCCGGTGCCGCGCCGGGCCCGGCCGTGATCGAGGAGGCCGTCGGGCAGGCGCGCTCCGCCGCTCTGGTGGTCGTGGCCACCAACGGTCCGGGCGCCGCGCAGGCGGACCTGGTCCGCGCGCTGCTGGCGGCGTCGAGCCCGGTGGTCGTGGTCGGTGTGCGCACCCCGTACGACATCAACCGCTTCCCCGGCGCGCCGGTGTACCTGGCGACGTACGGCAACGGCGCGACCGCCCTCGACCGGGCGGTGGGGGTCGTCCTCGGCGAGCACGGCCCGAGCGGACGGCTGCCGGTGTCGGTCCCGGTGGCGGACGATCCGTCGCGGACGCTGTTCCCGGTCGGCCACGGGCTGCGCCTCCCGGGCCGCTGA
- a CDS encoding ABATE domain-containing protein: MNHAFPCGTLPLDFVGTLRARRNDLPMEKLATPELLDDWFVESGMLDLAPGASEVDLTLAVDLRESIYSLVAARLHGEPLPPDAVAELNLQASGMPVTLRLGPDGATRTGSVGQGLAALARETVEILGGDDGALLRECARPECTQVYLDRSRGHRREWCAMRTCGNRVKAAAYRARQHSTQG; this comes from the coding sequence GTGAATCATGCCTTTCCTTGTGGGACGCTCCCCCTCGACTTCGTCGGCACGCTGCGCGCGAGGCGCAACGACCTGCCGATGGAGAAGCTCGCCACCCCCGAGCTGCTCGACGACTGGTTCGTGGAGTCCGGCATGCTCGATCTGGCTCCGGGCGCGAGCGAGGTGGACCTCACCCTCGCTGTCGACCTGCGCGAATCGATCTACTCACTGGTCGCGGCCCGTCTGCACGGCGAGCCGCTGCCCCCGGACGCCGTGGCCGAGCTGAATCTGCAGGCGTCGGGGATGCCCGTGACGCTGCGGCTGGGCCCCGACGGCGCGACCCGCACCGGCTCGGTCGGCCAGGGCCTCGCGGCGCTCGCCCGGGAGACCGTCGAGATCCTCGGCGGCGACGACGGGGCGCTGCTGCGCGAGTGCGCCCGCCCCGAGTGCACCCAGGTCTACCTCGACCGCTCGCGGGGGCACCGGCGTGAATGGTGCGCGATGCGGACCTGCGGCAACCGCGTCAAGGCCGCCGCCTATCGGGCCCGCCAGCACAGCACCCAGGGCTGA
- a CDS encoding GntR family transcriptional regulator codes for MPSISGSRSAAETAYQHVKQAIITGRLPGGRLVTESEISEELGISRTPAHEAFLRLSGERLLDLAGRRGAVVTPIAPREAQDVLEMRQVLEGEAARRVVAEGGPSDDLVRTLTQCLEEQQVHLDAADLEAFVAVDEIFHSAVVRASGNAIAVHFFTLLRDRQQRLRHQLLTTRPQHLPVVVEDHRELLGRLSAGDAAGYVAVLADHVARHQGAM; via the coding sequence ATGCCATCTATTTCGGGGTCGCGCTCCGCGGCGGAGACCGCGTACCAGCACGTCAAACAGGCGATCATCACCGGGCGGCTGCCGGGCGGCCGGTTGGTCACCGAGAGCGAGATCAGCGAGGAACTCGGCATCAGCCGGACGCCCGCGCACGAGGCCTTCCTCCGGCTGAGCGGCGAGCGGCTGCTCGATCTCGCGGGCCGCAGGGGGGCGGTGGTCACCCCCATCGCGCCGCGCGAGGCGCAGGACGTCCTGGAGATGCGTCAGGTCCTCGAAGGGGAGGCGGCCCGCCGGGTCGTCGCGGAGGGCGGCCCGTCCGACGACCTGGTCCGGACCCTGACCCAGTGCCTGGAAGAGCAGCAGGTGCATCTGGACGCGGCGGACCTGGAGGCGTTCGTCGCGGTGGACGAGATCTTCCACTCCGCGGTGGTGCGGGCGTCCGGCAACGCGATCGCCGTGCACTTCTTCACGCTGCTGCGCGACCGTCAGCAGCGGCTGCGCCACCAACTCCTGACGACGCGTCCACAGCATCTGCCGGTGGTCGTCGAAGACCACCGGGAGCTGCTGGGCCGGCTGTCCGCCGGGGACGCGGCGGGCTATGTCGCGGTCCTGGCGGACCACGTGGCACGGCATCAGGGGGCGATGTGA
- a CDS encoding alpha/beta hydrolase — translation MFTIKRANGRRILTGIGAAVAAGAALGALALSGTANADADAGRSPEPRGAAKPTIVLEHGAFADSSSWNGVVSRLRADGYPVVAAANPLRGPHADATALRSVLDHVKGPKVLVGHSYGGSVISEAAAGDPQVKGLVYVAAFLPAVGESALELTGKYPGSTLPDALDPVPVTLPDGTKGTDLYIQQDKFRHQFAADVPPAQAALAAAGQRPIAQSALEEKATTAAWKSIPSWDIVTTRDLNIPAAAQRFMAERAHARTTEVAASHSVAVSHPGLVTRVIEDAARATR, via the coding sequence GTGTTCACCATCAAGCGTGCGAACGGCCGACGGATTCTCACCGGTATCGGGGCCGCGGTCGCGGCCGGTGCCGCGCTCGGCGCCCTCGCGCTGAGCGGCACTGCCAACGCCGATGCCGACGCCGGACGTTCGCCGGAGCCCCGGGGCGCGGCCAAGCCCACCATCGTGCTGGAGCACGGCGCGTTCGCCGACTCCTCCAGCTGGAACGGCGTCGTCTCCCGGCTGCGCGCCGACGGATATCCGGTCGTCGCCGCCGCCAACCCCCTGCGCGGCCCGCACGCCGACGCCACCGCGCTGCGCAGCGTCCTCGACCACGTCAAGGGCCCCAAGGTCCTCGTCGGACACTCCTACGGCGGTTCCGTGATCAGTGAGGCCGCCGCGGGCGACCCGCAGGTGAAGGGGCTCGTCTACGTCGCCGCGTTCCTGCCCGCCGTGGGGGAGTCGGCCCTGGAACTGACCGGCAAGTACCCCGGATCCACGCTCCCCGACGCTCTCGACCCGGTGCCCGTCACCCTGCCCGACGGCACCAAGGGCACCGACCTCTACATCCAGCAGGACAAGTTCCGCCACCAGTTCGCCGCCGACGTCCCGCCGGCCCAGGCCGCGCTCGCCGCCGCCGGGCAGCGCCCCATCGCCCAGTCCGCGCTGGAGGAGAAGGCCACCACGGCCGCCTGGAAGTCCATCCCCAGCTGGGACATCGTCACGACCCGCGACCTGAACATCCCGGCCGCCGCGCAGCGGTTCATGGCCGAGCGCGCCCACGCCCGCACCACCGAGGTCGCCGCCTCGCACTCCGTCGCCGTCTCCCACCCCGGGCTCGTCACCCGCGTCATCGAGGACGCCGCCCGCGCCACCCGGTGA